The following proteins come from a genomic window of Bactrocera tryoni isolate S06 chromosome 1, CSIRO_BtryS06_freeze2, whole genome shotgun sequence:
- the LOC120766997 gene encoding SWI/SNF complex subunit SMARCC2 isoform X2 — protein sequence MNTLSPKKDGSPNVEFFQSPESLQGFETIRLWLQKNCKKYLANNTETITRESLAQLLVQFLQYVEAKLGKNAQEPPATRIPMRLFMDFKPGGGLCVIFSTMFRFRAEQRGKKFDFSVGKNPPRKDPNIQLLIDIEQALVEANLYRIHYIYIRPEVNKELAQKLRDILSTRRVEIVTDEEEATHIIYPVVDPHPDEYARPLFKRGNHVMLHWYYFPESYDSWAINSFDLPEYVPENPELPAECWLVSASWILDLEQYNEWMAEEDYEVDETGKKKTHKHRMSVDDIMSLGTDEKKRMSGGSAATTKQKRRRSPSPNTSKPGKRKRSPAVLHKKARNDEDDEDLTRDMDDPPAEPNVQEVVKSSTLQSTASPAPGGKSRADNDMMPIKGGTMTDLDDEMTGGSALQALSTGDGENSQTGKTSDNSNTQEFSSSAKEDMEDNVTEQTHHIIVPSYSAWFDYNSIHVIEKRAMSEFFNGKNKSKTPEIFMAYRNFMIDTYRLNPTEYLTSTACRRNLAGDVCAIMRVHAFLEQWGLINYQIDAELRPTPMGPPPTSHFHILSDTPSGLQSLNPQKTQQPSAAKALLDLDKPKINKDGKEVAIEGDKPTLLPGGINIKTEVLENGTNTGQQFGLKLDQYAKKPAAMKNRTAASMTREWTDQETLLLLEGLEMHKDDWNKVCEHVGTRTQDECILHFLRLPIEDPYLEDDGGFLGPLGCQPIPFSKSGNPIMSTVAFLASVVDPRVAAAAAKAAMEEFAAIKDEVPATIMDNHMKNVEKASAGGKFNPSFGLSNTGIAGTGADKEDEEAHTVGTGAATMPVNTDENKTHSIEANKTEKQNNETESEKKPENDSRNGTESKIEDTNDTDTTSKDPDIVKQQIFNEANVQTAAAAALASAAVKAKHLAALEERKIKSLVALLVETQMKKLEIKLRHFEELETTMEREREGLEYQRQQLITERQQFHLEQLKAAEFRARQQAHHRLQLEQQWQGTTGANAAGNGTLAGNSNATLGGASNAPPTQGHPIVSGASSVTVGGSLATNISSVGSQSATAAVQGGSTQTSIGSTSQPATAVPLTLPAAIAPSTQQQTPTPMDTTTNASVIPTTGVEGATITGQTILSPPSGSTSVPSANTQPANIQPSGLSQAVQPS from the exons ATGAATACGTTAAGTCCGAAGAAGGACGGTAGTCCTAATGTGGAGTTCTTTCAATCTCCAGAGTCTCTACAAGGATTCGAAACAATCCGCCTATGGctacagaaaaattgtaaaaaa TATTTGGCAAATAATACCGAAACAATTACAAGAGAATCGTTGGCGCAGTTATTAGTACAATTTCTACAATATGTGGAGGCGAAATTGGGTAAAAATGCACAGGAGCCGCCGGCAACACGCATTCCG ATGCGCTTATTTATGGATTTTAAACCAGGTGGTGGGCTGTGCGTCATATTTAGCACAATGTTTCGATTTCGTGCTGAACAACGCggcaaaaaatttgatttttcggtAGGTAAAAACCCACCGCGCAAAGATCCAAATATACAATTACTTATTGATATCGAACAAGCACTCGTCGAGGCAAATCTTTACCGCAttcattacatatacatacggcCGGAAGTAAACAAGGAATTGGCTCAGAAGTTAAGAGATATATTAAGTACTAGACGTGTAGAGATCGTAACCGACGAAGAAGAAGCTACACACATTATATACCCAGTTGTTGATCCACATCCTGACGAATATGCACGTCCCCTTTTCAAACGTGGTAATCATGTAATGTTACATTGGTATTACTTCCCGGAATCTTACGACTCATGGGCTATTAACTCATTTGATTTGCCGGAATATGTACCGGAAAACCCGGAACTACCAGCAGAATGCTGGCTTGTCTCAGCATCTTGGATTTTAGATCTAGAACAATATAACGAATGGATGGCTGAAGAAGACTATGAAGTAGATGAAACGGGCAAAAAGAAAACGCACAAACATCGTATGTCGGTTGATGATATAATGTCGTTGGGTACAGATGAGAAGAAACGAATGTCGGGAGGTAGTGCTGCAACCACCAAGCAAAAACGGCGCCGTTCACCTTCTCCAAATACATCAAAGCCTGGCAAACGCAAACGCTCACCTGCTGTACTACATAAAAAAGCTCGCAATGACGAGGATGATGAAGATTTGACTCGTGATATGGATGATCCACCGGCAGAGCCAAATGTGCAAGAGGTAGTGAAATCATCAACGCTACAATCAACTGCTAGTCCAGCACCGGGAGGAAAATCTCGTGCAGACAATGACATGATGCCGATTAAAG GCGGAACCATGACCGATTTGGATGACGAAATGACTGGAGGTAGTGCACTTCAAGCTCTATCTACAGGTGATGGTGAAAATTCTCAAACTGGTAAAACTAGTGATAATAGCAACACGCAAGAGTTTTCTTCCTCTGCTAAAGAAGATATGGAGGACAACGTAACTGAGCAGACACACCACATCATTGTACCCTCATACTCTGCATGGTTTGATTACAACTCAATTCATGTGATTGAAAAGCGCGCCATGTCGGAATTTTTCAATGgcaaaaataaatcgaaaaccCCTGAAATTTTTATGGCCTATCGAAATTTTATGATTGACACCTAcag atTAAATCCTACCGAGTACTTAACCAGCACTGCATGTCGCAGAAATCTTGCTGGAGATGTTTGCGCTATTATGCGTGTACATGCCTTCCTAGAGCAATGGGGTCTCATTAACTATCAAATAGACGCAGAACTACGACCTACACCCATGGGACCACCGCCAACTTctcattttcatatattatcAGACACGCCTTCTGGTTTGCAATCTTTGAATCCACAAAAAACACAGCAGCCATCAGCAGCTAAAGCTTTGCTAGATTTGGATAAGCCAAAAATTAACAAAGATGGTAAAGAAGTCGCAATAGAAGGAGATAAACCGACGTTGCTGCCGGGtggcataaatattaaaactgaAGTTTTGGAGAATGGTACCAACACAGGCCAACAATTCGGACTGAAACTTGATCAATATGCAAAGAAGCCTGCGGCAATGAAGAATCGAACAGCAGCTAGTATGACCCGTGAATGGACAGATCAGGAAACATTGCTTTTACTCGAGGGCCTCGAAATGCATAAAGATGACTGGAATAAAGTTTGTGAACACGTAGGAACACGCACACAAGATGAGTGCATACTACATTTTCTTCGACTACCTATTGAGGACCCTTACTTGGAGGATGATGGAGGTTTTTTGGGCCCATTAGGTTGTCAACCCATACCATTTAGTAAATCCGGCAATCCTATTATGTCGACGGTGGCGTTTTTAGCTTCAGTCGTTGATCCTCGGGTAGCGGCAGCTGCTGCAAAGGCTGCCATGGAAGAATTCGCCGCCATAAAA gATGAAGTACCCGCTACGATAATGGATAATCATATGAAAAACGTGGAGAAAGCGTCAGCTGGTGGAAAATTCAATCCATCTTTCGGATTATCCAACACCGGCATTGCCGGCACTGGGGCCGACAAAGAAGATGAGGAGGCTCATACAGTAGGAACTGGGGCTGCGACGATGCCAGTTAACACAG ACGAAAATAAAACACATTCAATCGAGGCTAATAAGACAGAGAAGCAAAATAATGAAACAGAATCTGAAAAGAAACCAGAAAATGATTCCAGAA ATGGTACAGAGAGTAAAATTGAGGACACTAATGACACAGATACAACTTCAAAGGATCCTGATATCGTCAAGCAACAAATATTCAACGAGGCTAACGTTCAAACCGCTGCAGCCGCAGCATTGGCTTCAGCAGCTGTAAAAGCCAAACACTTAGCCGCCTTGGAAGAGCGTAAAATTAAATCTTTAGTCGCATTACTTGTGGAAACGCAAATGaagaaattggaaataaaattacGACATTTTGAAGAGCTGGAAACAACAATGGAGCGTGAACGTGAGGGATTAGAGTATCAGCGCCAACAGCTTATAACCGAGCGCCAACAATTCCATTTGGAGCAATTGAAAGCTGCAGAATTTCGTGCACGTCAGCAAGCACACCATCGTCTACAATTAGAACAGCAATGGCAAGGAACTACTGGCGCAAACGCCGCAGGCAATGGTACACTTGCTGGTAATTCGAATGCAACACTCGGTGGTGCCAGTAATGCGCCGCCTACACAAGGCCACCCAATAGTGAGTGGGGCTAGCAGCGTGACCGTCGGAGGATCGCTAGCAACAAATATTAGTAGTGTTGGGTCTCAAAGCGCAACAGCTGCGGTTCAAGGTGGTAGCACACAAACATCTATTGGCAGCACCTCACAACCAGCTACTGCTGTGCCGCTGACTTTACCTGCAGCTATCGCGCCGTCTACCcaacaacaaacgccaactCCAATGG ATACTACCACAAATGCTTCTGTAATCCCGA
- the LOC120766997 gene encoding SWI/SNF complex subunit SMARCC2 isoform X1, whose product MNTLSPKKDGSPNVEFFQSPESLQGFETIRLWLQKNCKKYLANNTETITRESLAQLLVQFLQYVEAKLGKNAQEPPATRIPMRLFMDFKPGGGLCVIFSTMFRFRAEQRGKKFDFSVGKNPPRKDPNIQLLIDIEQALVEANLYRIHYIYIRPEVNKELAQKLRDILSTRRVEIVTDEEEATHIIYPVVDPHPDEYARPLFKRGNHVMLHWYYFPESYDSWAINSFDLPEYVPENPELPAECWLVSASWILDLEQYNEWMAEEDYEVDETGKKKTHKHRMSVDDIMSLGTDEKKRMSGGSAATTKQKRRRSPSPNTSKPGKRKRSPAVLHKKARNDEDDEDLTRDMDDPPAEPNVQEVVKSSTLQSTASPAPGGKSRADNDMMPIKGGTMTDLDDEMTGGSALQALSTGDGENSQTGKTSDNSNTQEFSSSAKEDMEDNVTEQTHHIIVPSYSAWFDYNSIHVIEKRAMSEFFNGKNKSKTPEIFMAYRNFMIDTYRLNPTEYLTSTACRRNLAGDVCAIMRVHAFLEQWGLINYQIDAELRPTPMGPPPTSHFHILSDTPSGLQSLNPQKTQQPSAAKALLDLDKPKINKDGKEVAIEGDKPTLLPGGINIKTEVLENGTNTGQQFGLKLDQYAKKPAAMKNRTAASMTREWTDQETLLLLEGLEMHKDDWNKVCEHVGTRTQDECILHFLRLPIEDPYLEDDGGFLGPLGCQPIPFSKSGNPIMSTVAFLASVVDPRVAAAAAKAAMEEFAAIKDEVPATIMDNHMKNVEKASAGGKFNPSFGLSNTGIAGTGADKEDEEAHTVGTGAATMPVNTGAVDEEMKDVSKKDENKTHSIEANKTEKQNNETESEKKPENDSRNGTESKIEDTNDTDTTSKDPDIVKQQIFNEANVQTAAAAALASAAVKAKHLAALEERKIKSLVALLVETQMKKLEIKLRHFEELETTMEREREGLEYQRQQLITERQQFHLEQLKAAEFRARQQAHHRLQLEQQWQGTTGANAAGNGTLAGNSNATLGGASNAPPTQGHPIVSGASSVTVGGSLATNISSVGSQSATAAVQGGSTQTSIGSTSQPATAVPLTLPAAIAPSTQQQTPTPMDTTTNASVIPTTGVEGATITGQTILSPPSGSTSVPSANTQPANIQPSGLSQAVQPS is encoded by the exons ATGAATACGTTAAGTCCGAAGAAGGACGGTAGTCCTAATGTGGAGTTCTTTCAATCTCCAGAGTCTCTACAAGGATTCGAAACAATCCGCCTATGGctacagaaaaattgtaaaaaa TATTTGGCAAATAATACCGAAACAATTACAAGAGAATCGTTGGCGCAGTTATTAGTACAATTTCTACAATATGTGGAGGCGAAATTGGGTAAAAATGCACAGGAGCCGCCGGCAACACGCATTCCG ATGCGCTTATTTATGGATTTTAAACCAGGTGGTGGGCTGTGCGTCATATTTAGCACAATGTTTCGATTTCGTGCTGAACAACGCggcaaaaaatttgatttttcggtAGGTAAAAACCCACCGCGCAAAGATCCAAATATACAATTACTTATTGATATCGAACAAGCACTCGTCGAGGCAAATCTTTACCGCAttcattacatatacatacggcCGGAAGTAAACAAGGAATTGGCTCAGAAGTTAAGAGATATATTAAGTACTAGACGTGTAGAGATCGTAACCGACGAAGAAGAAGCTACACACATTATATACCCAGTTGTTGATCCACATCCTGACGAATATGCACGTCCCCTTTTCAAACGTGGTAATCATGTAATGTTACATTGGTATTACTTCCCGGAATCTTACGACTCATGGGCTATTAACTCATTTGATTTGCCGGAATATGTACCGGAAAACCCGGAACTACCAGCAGAATGCTGGCTTGTCTCAGCATCTTGGATTTTAGATCTAGAACAATATAACGAATGGATGGCTGAAGAAGACTATGAAGTAGATGAAACGGGCAAAAAGAAAACGCACAAACATCGTATGTCGGTTGATGATATAATGTCGTTGGGTACAGATGAGAAGAAACGAATGTCGGGAGGTAGTGCTGCAACCACCAAGCAAAAACGGCGCCGTTCACCTTCTCCAAATACATCAAAGCCTGGCAAACGCAAACGCTCACCTGCTGTACTACATAAAAAAGCTCGCAATGACGAGGATGATGAAGATTTGACTCGTGATATGGATGATCCACCGGCAGAGCCAAATGTGCAAGAGGTAGTGAAATCATCAACGCTACAATCAACTGCTAGTCCAGCACCGGGAGGAAAATCTCGTGCAGACAATGACATGATGCCGATTAAAG GCGGAACCATGACCGATTTGGATGACGAAATGACTGGAGGTAGTGCACTTCAAGCTCTATCTACAGGTGATGGTGAAAATTCTCAAACTGGTAAAACTAGTGATAATAGCAACACGCAAGAGTTTTCTTCCTCTGCTAAAGAAGATATGGAGGACAACGTAACTGAGCAGACACACCACATCATTGTACCCTCATACTCTGCATGGTTTGATTACAACTCAATTCATGTGATTGAAAAGCGCGCCATGTCGGAATTTTTCAATGgcaaaaataaatcgaaaaccCCTGAAATTTTTATGGCCTATCGAAATTTTATGATTGACACCTAcag atTAAATCCTACCGAGTACTTAACCAGCACTGCATGTCGCAGAAATCTTGCTGGAGATGTTTGCGCTATTATGCGTGTACATGCCTTCCTAGAGCAATGGGGTCTCATTAACTATCAAATAGACGCAGAACTACGACCTACACCCATGGGACCACCGCCAACTTctcattttcatatattatcAGACACGCCTTCTGGTTTGCAATCTTTGAATCCACAAAAAACACAGCAGCCATCAGCAGCTAAAGCTTTGCTAGATTTGGATAAGCCAAAAATTAACAAAGATGGTAAAGAAGTCGCAATAGAAGGAGATAAACCGACGTTGCTGCCGGGtggcataaatattaaaactgaAGTTTTGGAGAATGGTACCAACACAGGCCAACAATTCGGACTGAAACTTGATCAATATGCAAAGAAGCCTGCGGCAATGAAGAATCGAACAGCAGCTAGTATGACCCGTGAATGGACAGATCAGGAAACATTGCTTTTACTCGAGGGCCTCGAAATGCATAAAGATGACTGGAATAAAGTTTGTGAACACGTAGGAACACGCACACAAGATGAGTGCATACTACATTTTCTTCGACTACCTATTGAGGACCCTTACTTGGAGGATGATGGAGGTTTTTTGGGCCCATTAGGTTGTCAACCCATACCATTTAGTAAATCCGGCAATCCTATTATGTCGACGGTGGCGTTTTTAGCTTCAGTCGTTGATCCTCGGGTAGCGGCAGCTGCTGCAAAGGCTGCCATGGAAGAATTCGCCGCCATAAAA gATGAAGTACCCGCTACGATAATGGATAATCATATGAAAAACGTGGAGAAAGCGTCAGCTGGTGGAAAATTCAATCCATCTTTCGGATTATCCAACACCGGCATTGCCGGCACTGGGGCCGACAAAGAAGATGAGGAGGCTCATACAGTAGGAACTGGGGCTGCGACGATGCCAGTTAACACAGGTGCGGTAGATGAAGAAATGAAGGATGTTTCGAAAAAAG ACGAAAATAAAACACATTCAATCGAGGCTAATAAGACAGAGAAGCAAAATAATGAAACAGAATCTGAAAAGAAACCAGAAAATGATTCCAGAA ATGGTACAGAGAGTAAAATTGAGGACACTAATGACACAGATACAACTTCAAAGGATCCTGATATCGTCAAGCAACAAATATTCAACGAGGCTAACGTTCAAACCGCTGCAGCCGCAGCATTGGCTTCAGCAGCTGTAAAAGCCAAACACTTAGCCGCCTTGGAAGAGCGTAAAATTAAATCTTTAGTCGCATTACTTGTGGAAACGCAAATGaagaaattggaaataaaattacGACATTTTGAAGAGCTGGAAACAACAATGGAGCGTGAACGTGAGGGATTAGAGTATCAGCGCCAACAGCTTATAACCGAGCGCCAACAATTCCATTTGGAGCAATTGAAAGCTGCAGAATTTCGTGCACGTCAGCAAGCACACCATCGTCTACAATTAGAACAGCAATGGCAAGGAACTACTGGCGCAAACGCCGCAGGCAATGGTACACTTGCTGGTAATTCGAATGCAACACTCGGTGGTGCCAGTAATGCGCCGCCTACACAAGGCCACCCAATAGTGAGTGGGGCTAGCAGCGTGACCGTCGGAGGATCGCTAGCAACAAATATTAGTAGTGTTGGGTCTCAAAGCGCAACAGCTGCGGTTCAAGGTGGTAGCACACAAACATCTATTGGCAGCACCTCACAACCAGCTACTGCTGTGCCGCTGACTTTACCTGCAGCTATCGCGCCGTCTACCcaacaacaaacgccaactCCAATGG ATACTACCACAAATGCTTCTGTAATCCCGA
- the LOC120766997 gene encoding SWI/SNF complex subunit SMARCC2 isoform X4, which translates to MNTLSPKKDGSPNVEFFQSPESLQGFETIRLWLQKNCKKYLANNTETITRESLAQLLVQFLQYVEAKLGKNAQEPPATRIPMRLFMDFKPGGGLCVIFSTMFRFRAEQRGKKFDFSVGKNPPRKDPNIQLLIDIEQALVEANLYRIHYIYIRPEVNKELAQKLRDILSTRRVEIVTDEEEATHIIYPVVDPHPDEYARPLFKRGNHVMLHWYYFPESYDSWAINSFDLPEYVPENPELPAECWLVSASWILDLEQYNEWMAEEDYEVDETGKKKTHKHRMSVDDIMSLGTDEKKRMSGGSAATTKQKRRRSPSPNTSKPGKRKRSPAVLHKKARNDEDDEDLTRDMDDPPAEPNVQEVVKSSTLQSTASPAPGGKSRADNDMMPIKGGTMTDLDDEMTGGSALQALSTGDGENSQTGKTSDNSNTQEFSSSAKEDMEDNVTEQTHHIIVPSYSAWFDYNSIHVIEKRAMSEFFNGKNKSKTPEIFMAYRNFMIDTYRLNPTEYLTSTACRRNLAGDVCAIMRVHAFLEQWGLINYQIDAELRPTPMGPPPTSHFHILSDTPSGLQSLNPQKTQQPSAAKALLDLDKPKINKDGKEVAIEGDKPTLLPGGINIKTEVLENGTNTGQQFGLKLDQYAKKPAAMKNRTAASMTREWTDQETLLLLEGLEMHKDDWNKVCEHVGTRTQDECILHFLRLPIEDPYLEDDGGFLGPLGCQPIPFSKSGNPIMSTVAFLASVVDPRVAAAAAKAAMEEFAAIKDEVPATIMDNHMKNVEKASAGGKFNPSFGLSNTGIAGTGADKEDEEAHTVGTGAATMPVNTDGTESKIEDTNDTDTTSKDPDIVKQQIFNEANVQTAAAAALASAAVKAKHLAALEERKIKSLVALLVETQMKKLEIKLRHFEELETTMEREREGLEYQRQQLITERQQFHLEQLKAAEFRARQQAHHRLQLEQQWQGTTGANAAGNGTLAGNSNATLGGASNAPPTQGHPIVSGASSVTVGGSLATNISSVGSQSATAAVQGGSTQTSIGSTSQPATAVPLTLPAAIAPSTQQQTPTPMDTTTNASVIPTTGVEGATITGQTILSPPSGSTSVPSANTQPANIQPSGLSQAVQPS; encoded by the exons ATGAATACGTTAAGTCCGAAGAAGGACGGTAGTCCTAATGTGGAGTTCTTTCAATCTCCAGAGTCTCTACAAGGATTCGAAACAATCCGCCTATGGctacagaaaaattgtaaaaaa TATTTGGCAAATAATACCGAAACAATTACAAGAGAATCGTTGGCGCAGTTATTAGTACAATTTCTACAATATGTGGAGGCGAAATTGGGTAAAAATGCACAGGAGCCGCCGGCAACACGCATTCCG ATGCGCTTATTTATGGATTTTAAACCAGGTGGTGGGCTGTGCGTCATATTTAGCACAATGTTTCGATTTCGTGCTGAACAACGCggcaaaaaatttgatttttcggtAGGTAAAAACCCACCGCGCAAAGATCCAAATATACAATTACTTATTGATATCGAACAAGCACTCGTCGAGGCAAATCTTTACCGCAttcattacatatacatacggcCGGAAGTAAACAAGGAATTGGCTCAGAAGTTAAGAGATATATTAAGTACTAGACGTGTAGAGATCGTAACCGACGAAGAAGAAGCTACACACATTATATACCCAGTTGTTGATCCACATCCTGACGAATATGCACGTCCCCTTTTCAAACGTGGTAATCATGTAATGTTACATTGGTATTACTTCCCGGAATCTTACGACTCATGGGCTATTAACTCATTTGATTTGCCGGAATATGTACCGGAAAACCCGGAACTACCAGCAGAATGCTGGCTTGTCTCAGCATCTTGGATTTTAGATCTAGAACAATATAACGAATGGATGGCTGAAGAAGACTATGAAGTAGATGAAACGGGCAAAAAGAAAACGCACAAACATCGTATGTCGGTTGATGATATAATGTCGTTGGGTACAGATGAGAAGAAACGAATGTCGGGAGGTAGTGCTGCAACCACCAAGCAAAAACGGCGCCGTTCACCTTCTCCAAATACATCAAAGCCTGGCAAACGCAAACGCTCACCTGCTGTACTACATAAAAAAGCTCGCAATGACGAGGATGATGAAGATTTGACTCGTGATATGGATGATCCACCGGCAGAGCCAAATGTGCAAGAGGTAGTGAAATCATCAACGCTACAATCAACTGCTAGTCCAGCACCGGGAGGAAAATCTCGTGCAGACAATGACATGATGCCGATTAAAG GCGGAACCATGACCGATTTGGATGACGAAATGACTGGAGGTAGTGCACTTCAAGCTCTATCTACAGGTGATGGTGAAAATTCTCAAACTGGTAAAACTAGTGATAATAGCAACACGCAAGAGTTTTCTTCCTCTGCTAAAGAAGATATGGAGGACAACGTAACTGAGCAGACACACCACATCATTGTACCCTCATACTCTGCATGGTTTGATTACAACTCAATTCATGTGATTGAAAAGCGCGCCATGTCGGAATTTTTCAATGgcaaaaataaatcgaaaaccCCTGAAATTTTTATGGCCTATCGAAATTTTATGATTGACACCTAcag atTAAATCCTACCGAGTACTTAACCAGCACTGCATGTCGCAGAAATCTTGCTGGAGATGTTTGCGCTATTATGCGTGTACATGCCTTCCTAGAGCAATGGGGTCTCATTAACTATCAAATAGACGCAGAACTACGACCTACACCCATGGGACCACCGCCAACTTctcattttcatatattatcAGACACGCCTTCTGGTTTGCAATCTTTGAATCCACAAAAAACACAGCAGCCATCAGCAGCTAAAGCTTTGCTAGATTTGGATAAGCCAAAAATTAACAAAGATGGTAAAGAAGTCGCAATAGAAGGAGATAAACCGACGTTGCTGCCGGGtggcataaatattaaaactgaAGTTTTGGAGAATGGTACCAACACAGGCCAACAATTCGGACTGAAACTTGATCAATATGCAAAGAAGCCTGCGGCAATGAAGAATCGAACAGCAGCTAGTATGACCCGTGAATGGACAGATCAGGAAACATTGCTTTTACTCGAGGGCCTCGAAATGCATAAAGATGACTGGAATAAAGTTTGTGAACACGTAGGAACACGCACACAAGATGAGTGCATACTACATTTTCTTCGACTACCTATTGAGGACCCTTACTTGGAGGATGATGGAGGTTTTTTGGGCCCATTAGGTTGTCAACCCATACCATTTAGTAAATCCGGCAATCCTATTATGTCGACGGTGGCGTTTTTAGCTTCAGTCGTTGATCCTCGGGTAGCGGCAGCTGCTGCAAAGGCTGCCATGGAAGAATTCGCCGCCATAAAA gATGAAGTACCCGCTACGATAATGGATAATCATATGAAAAACGTGGAGAAAGCGTCAGCTGGTGGAAAATTCAATCCATCTTTCGGATTATCCAACACCGGCATTGCCGGCACTGGGGCCGACAAAGAAGATGAGGAGGCTCATACAGTAGGAACTGGGGCTGCGACGATGCCAGTTAACACAG ATGGTACAGAGAGTAAAATTGAGGACACTAATGACACAGATACAACTTCAAAGGATCCTGATATCGTCAAGCAACAAATATTCAACGAGGCTAACGTTCAAACCGCTGCAGCCGCAGCATTGGCTTCAGCAGCTGTAAAAGCCAAACACTTAGCCGCCTTGGAAGAGCGTAAAATTAAATCTTTAGTCGCATTACTTGTGGAAACGCAAATGaagaaattggaaataaaattacGACATTTTGAAGAGCTGGAAACAACAATGGAGCGTGAACGTGAGGGATTAGAGTATCAGCGCCAACAGCTTATAACCGAGCGCCAACAATTCCATTTGGAGCAATTGAAAGCTGCAGAATTTCGTGCACGTCAGCAAGCACACCATCGTCTACAATTAGAACAGCAATGGCAAGGAACTACTGGCGCAAACGCCGCAGGCAATGGTACACTTGCTGGTAATTCGAATGCAACACTCGGTGGTGCCAGTAATGCGCCGCCTACACAAGGCCACCCAATAGTGAGTGGGGCTAGCAGCGTGACCGTCGGAGGATCGCTAGCAACAAATATTAGTAGTGTTGGGTCTCAAAGCGCAACAGCTGCGGTTCAAGGTGGTAGCACACAAACATCTATTGGCAGCACCTCACAACCAGCTACTGCTGTGCCGCTGACTTTACCTGCAGCTATCGCGCCGTCTACCcaacaacaaacgccaactCCAATGG ATACTACCACAAATGCTTCTGTAATCCCGA